Within Thiohalobacter sp., the genomic segment CAGTTGGCAGGGGGCGTGGGGGAGGCTGGGCGCCAGAATCCGGTATCCGGAATTCAGGCACCGGAACCGGGCTCACGCCCCACGCCTCACCCCCCACTGCTACAATCCCCGCCCATGTCCGCCGTCGCTCTCCCCTCCGATCGCAGCCGCTTCGCCCCCCGCTACTGGCCTACCTGGGCTGGGCTGGGGCTGGGCCGGATCGTTGCCGGCCTGCCCTACCCCTTGCAGATGGGGATCGGGCGCGCGCTCGGCAGAATGGCCTTCCACCTGGCCCGCGAGCGCAGGCACATCGCCACGACTAACCTGGCGCTGTGCTTTCCCGACCGCGATGCGGCCGAACGCGAACGCCTGCTGCGCGCCCACTTCGAATCACTGGGCATGGGGGTGGTGGAGACGGCCATGAGCTGGTGGACACCGGCCGCGAGGCTGTCGCGACTGGCACGGGTCGAGGGCCTGGAACACCTGCAGCACGCGCTCGAACGCGGGAAGGGCGTCATCCTGCTCAGCGCCCATTTCACCACCCTGGAAATCGCCGGTCGTCTGCTGGCCCTGCAGGCGCCCTTCCATGTGCTCTATCGCCCGCACAAGAACCCCGCCTTCGAGGCCGTCATGCGCAAGGCAAGAGAGCTGCACTTCGAAAAAGCCATCCGCCGCGACGACATGCGCGGTTTCCTGCGCAGCCTCAAGGGCAACATGCCGGTCTGGTACGCACCCGACCAGAACTATGGCCGCGAACACAGCATCTTCGTCACCTTCTTCGGCGTGCCCGCCAGCACCATCACTGCCACCCATCGGCTGGCACGGATCAGCGGCGCGCCCGTGGTACCCTTCTTTCCCGAACGCCTGCCGGACGATGCCGGCTACCGGCTGCGCATCCTGCCGGCGCTGGAGAGCTTCCCCGGCGACAACGAAGCCACCGACACCCAGCGCATCAACGACCTGATCGAGACCGAGGTGCGACGCATTCCGGAGCAGTACCTTTGGGTACACCGGCGATTCAAGACCCGGCCCGGGAAACTGCCCAGTCCGTACAAGACATGAGCCGAAGCATCCTCGTTGTCACGCTCAGCAACATCGGCGACGCCATCATGACTACGCCGGTCCTTGAGCGCCTCCACCAGCTTTATCCCGAGGCCTCTGTCGATCTGGTTGCCGATCCCCGCTCCAGTGCGCTGTTCGAGCACTGCCCCTACCGGGGGCACATCTTCCTGAAGGAGAAAAGGCTCGGCTGGCGCGGCACGCTGGCGCTGGTTCGGAGATTGCGCAAGAGACGCTATGACCTGGTGGTGGATCTCCGCACCGACGGCCTCGCCCTGCTGTTGCGTTCCCGAAAGCGGTTGCTCAAGTGGGGAAGAAAGCCCCTCGGCCCGCATGCCGTGGAAGACCTGATTTCGATACTCCGTCCGATCGACCCCGAGGGGCGCATTCCCCCCGCGCGGGTATGGCCGGGCCCCGAGGGCGAGGCCCGCGCATCGCGGCTGCTCGAGGGAAGCCGGGGCTCACGCTGGCTGGCACTGGCCCCCGGCGCCAACTGGGAACCCAAGATCTGGCCTGCGGACCGGTTCGCGCAACTTGCCAATGCCCTGCGTCGGCACTGGGATGACTGCATCCTGCTGGGAGGCGACGGGGACCAGGCGCGCTGTCAGGCGGTGGCCAAGGCCATCGAGGGCCCCACCCGGAATCTCTGCGGCAAAACCGACCTGCCGACAGCCGCAGCCGTCGCGAGCCGCTGCGTGTTACTGGTGGGTAACGACTCGGGCCCTGGACATCTTGCCGCCGCGGCCGGCACCCCGACCCTGACCCTGTTCGGCCCCGGGCAGCCGACGCGGTATCACCCATGGGGACAACGGAGCCGCTGGATAGCCGCACCGGACCGACGACTGGAGTCGCTGACGGTGGAACAGGTATTGGTGGAGGCCGAGGCCGCTCTGAGCTCATGACAGACAGCATCCAGATACTCGGCAGCCGGCACGGCGGTGGCGCCGAACGGTTCTTCGTCCGGCTGGTCACCGCGCTCAATGCACGGGGACATCGCGCCCTGGCGGTCGTACCGCCCGAGAGCTGGGCGGCGCGAAAACTGCCGGACGAAGTGCCGAAACAGCATCTACGGATGCGGAGCATCTGGGACGTCGCCGCCCGACTCGGTATCAGGAAAATCGTCCGCCGCGAGCGCCCGCCGATCGTGCAGACCTGGCTTGGTCGCGCCACGCGCCTCACCCGGCTGCCGGCCAACGGCAGCCCGGTCCACGTCACCCGGCTGGGCGGCTACTACAAGCTCAATGGTTACCGGCATGCGCATGCCTGGGTCGGCAACACGCGGGGGATCCGAGACTACCTGTTGCAGGCCGGACTGCCGGAAACACGCATTTTCCACATCGGCAACTTCATCGAGCTT encodes:
- the lpxL gene encoding LpxL/LpxP family Kdo(2)-lipid IV(A) lauroyl/palmitoleoyl acyltransferase is translated as MSAVALPSDRSRFAPRYWPTWAGLGLGRIVAGLPYPLQMGIGRALGRMAFHLARERRHIATTNLALCFPDRDAAERERLLRAHFESLGMGVVETAMSWWTPAARLSRLARVEGLEHLQHALERGKGVILLSAHFTTLEIAGRLLALQAPFHVLYRPHKNPAFEAVMRKARELHFEKAIRRDDMRGFLRSLKGNMPVWYAPDQNYGREHSIFVTFFGVPASTITATHRLARISGAPVVPFFPERLPDDAGYRLRILPALESFPGDNEATDTQRINDLIETEVRRIPEQYLWVHRRFKTRPGKLPSPYKT
- a CDS encoding glycosyltransferase family 9 protein; this encodes MSRSILVVTLSNIGDAIMTTPVLERLHQLYPEASVDLVADPRSSALFEHCPYRGHIFLKEKRLGWRGTLALVRRLRKRRYDLVVDLRTDGLALLLRSRKRLLKWGRKPLGPHAVEDLISILRPIDPEGRIPPARVWPGPEGEARASRLLEGSRGSRWLALAPGANWEPKIWPADRFAQLANALRRHWDDCILLGGDGDQARCQAVAKAIEGPTRNLCGKTDLPTAAAVASRCVLLVGNDSGPGHLAAAAGTPTLTLFGPGQPTRYHPWGQRSRWIAAPDRRLESLTVEQVLVEAEAALSS